The following are from one region of the Bacteroidetes bacterium GWF2_43_63 genome:
- a CDS encoding septum formation protein Maf has translation MILTERLKNYSIVLASGSPRRVELLKGMGVDFSIRKLDIDESYPKDLKGSEIAVFVSQKKSFAFPENEISDITIVITSDTIVWQNGCALEKPMDRTHAIEMLKSLSGAEHEVFTGVTLRSKTKTHSFFSRSNVRFRSLSLEEIEYYVDTCKPFDKAGSYGVQEWIGYVAIERIEGSWFNVMGLPTRMLYQELEAFIESN, from the coding sequence ATGATACTGACTGAAAGACTAAAGAATTATTCAATCGTTCTTGCATCGGGAAGTCCGCGCAGGGTCGAGCTTCTGAAAGGTATGGGCGTTGATTTTTCTATTCGCAAACTCGATATTGACGAATCTTATCCGAAAGATTTAAAAGGTTCTGAAATTGCTGTATTTGTAAGTCAAAAAAAGTCATTCGCTTTTCCCGAAAACGAAATAAGTGATATCACAATAGTCATAACTTCAGATACGATTGTCTGGCAAAATGGCTGTGCGCTTGAAAAACCGATGGACCGCACTCATGCCATCGAAATGCTGAAATCGTTGTCGGGCGCCGAACATGAGGTTTTCACAGGAGTTACTCTTCGTTCGAAAACCAAAACACATTCATTTTTCAGCCGCTCCAATGTTCGGTTCAGATCGCTCAGTCTTGAAGAAATTGAGTATTATGTTGATACCTGCAAACCCTTTGATAAAGCGGGATCCTATGGCGTTCAGGAATGGATCGGGTATGTAGCAATTGAGCGCATCGAAGGGTCGTGGTTCAATGTGATGGGTCTGCCGACTCGCATGCTGTATCAGGAGCTGGAAGCGTTTATTGAAAGCAATTGA
- a CDS encoding 3-deoxy-D-manno-octulosonate 8-phosphate phosphatase: protein MVMKNYREKLKHIKAFVFDYDGVLTNGNVYLTDSGMQLRQGNVRDGYALQLARKKGFHIAVITGSHDRGIEKRCHFLNIEQVFLGVSDKQKVFLEYLETYNLKAEEILFMGDDLPDYLIMKMAGIPCCPADACEEIKQVSEYISPLQGGKGCVRDVIEQVLKIKGMWMDDDAFHW from the coding sequence ATGGTCATGAAGAATTATCGTGAGAAGCTGAAACATATAAAAGCATTTGTATTTGATTACGATGGCGTTCTTACAAATGGGAATGTTTATCTTACAGACTCCGGGATGCAGCTGCGACAGGGCAATGTGCGCGATGGCTACGCGTTGCAGCTGGCCAGAAAAAAAGGTTTTCATATTGCCGTTATCACAGGATCTCATGACAGAGGAATTGAAAAACGTTGTCATTTTTTGAACATTGAACAGGTGTTTTTAGGTGTATCAGATAAACAAAAAGTATTTCTTGAATACCTGGAAACCTACAATCTGAAAGCGGAAGAAATTTTGTTTATGGGCGATGATTTGCCTGATTATCTGATCATGAAAATGGCGGGAATTCCATGTTGTCCGGCAGATGCATGTGAAGAAATAAAACAGGTGAGCGAATACATTTCACCGCTGCAGGGCGGGAAAGGCTGTGTGCGCGATGTGATCGAACAGGTGCTGAAGATTAAGGGAATGTGGATGGATGATGATGCGTTTCATTGGTAG
- a CDS encoding translation elongation factor G, whose translation MSNLSKLRNIGIAAHIDAGKTTVSERILFFTGVNRKVGETHDGAATMDFMKQEQERGITIASAAITAHWKEHTINLIDTPGHVDFTIEVERSLRVIDGMIAVFCAVGGVEPQSETVWNQADRYRVPRIAFINKMDRTGAEFNEVVAQMNKYLDASAVPFQIPMGAEEHFLGMIDLMKMKAFTFNEFERIESEIPAEYADAAKNARQRIVEVLADYDDTIGDLFLNEKEVSDDLLMKAAREATIKLLITPVFCGAAYKNKGVQLLLDAVIDYLPSPIDIGAVVGTDVDDHEKMLTRGPSGKEPFAALAFKLINDPFVGQQTFIRIFSGTLTTGMAFFNSTKGKQERAGRILRIRAKDREELTEAGPGDIVALVGLKLARTGDTLCDLNNKILLESIHIPPAVIDLKINPAIRKDRDKLSEALARLCNEDPSFRAHFDQETEETIVSGMGELHLEIIMDRLKEEFKVDVEVGEPSVSYREALSMEVEGNYRHVKQSGGKGQFAHTVIRFEPNEGKGFEFVDKIKGGAIPAEFISSVEKGLRKAMDKGPLSGFPVVDVKAVLVDGGFHPVDSSDMAFQICAAICFKQGFLKAKPQLLEPIMKIEVNTPDDYIGNVTGDLNKRRGKIESMRRYRKGAQKLNGFVPLQEMFGYSTTLRNLSSGRANYSMEFFNYQALPAAIQEAVIKKLNDKKNG comes from the coding sequence ATGAGTAATCTTTCGAAACTTAGAAATATCGGCATTGCCGCGCATATCGATGCGGGGAAAACCACTGTCAGTGAGCGAATCCTGTTTTTTACAGGTGTTAACCGCAAGGTCGGCGAAACCCACGATGGGGCTGCCACCATGGATTTTATGAAGCAGGAACAGGAGCGTGGAATCACCATTGCTTCGGCTGCCATTACTGCGCATTGGAAAGAACATACCATAAACCTTATTGACACTCCGGGTCACGTCGATTTCACAATTGAAGTCGAACGTTCGCTTCGCGTGATTGATGGAATGATCGCCGTTTTTTGTGCGGTTGGAGGCGTTGAACCTCAGAGTGAAACTGTCTGGAATCAGGCCGACCGTTACCGTGTGCCGCGTATTGCATTCATTAATAAAATGGACCGCACAGGCGCCGAATTCAACGAAGTTGTTGCTCAGATGAATAAGTATCTTGACGCATCAGCTGTGCCTTTTCAGATTCCGATGGGTGCCGAGGAGCATTTCCTTGGAATGATTGACCTTATGAAAATGAAGGCTTTCACTTTCAATGAATTTGAAAGAATAGAATCAGAAATTCCGGCTGAATATGCCGATGCCGCTAAGAATGCACGTCAGCGAATTGTTGAAGTTCTGGCCGATTATGACGATACCATTGGCGACTTGTTTCTAAATGAGAAGGAAGTGTCTGATGATTTATTGATGAAAGCCGCACGCGAGGCCACCATTAAATTACTCATCACTCCGGTTTTCTGCGGCGCTGCATATAAAAATAAAGGTGTCCAGCTTTTGCTCGATGCAGTGATTGATTATCTTCCGTCGCCCATTGATATTGGTGCCGTAGTTGGTACTGATGTTGACGATCATGAAAAAATGCTCACCCGCGGACCGTCTGGTAAAGAACCGTTTGCTGCTTTGGCATTCAAACTTATAAATGACCCTTTTGTAGGTCAACAGACTTTTATCCGAATATTCTCAGGCACGCTTACAACTGGAATGGCGTTTTTCAATTCGACCAAAGGCAAACAGGAACGTGCTGGCCGCATTTTGCGTATCCGCGCGAAGGATCGCGAGGAACTCACAGAAGCAGGCCCAGGCGACATTGTTGCTCTTGTTGGACTGAAACTGGCCCGCACAGGAGACACTTTGTGTGATCTGAATAATAAAATATTACTCGAATCCATTCATATTCCGCCTGCCGTTATTGACCTTAAAATCAATCCGGCCATCCGTAAAGACCGTGATAAGCTGAGCGAAGCGCTGGCACGCCTTTGCAACGAAGATCCTTCGTTCCGGGCTCATTTCGACCAGGAAACCGAAGAAACTATTGTTTCGGGCATGGGCGAACTCCACCTCGAAATTATCATGGACCGCTTGAAAGAAGAATTCAAAGTGGACGTAGAAGTGGGCGAGCCCTCGGTTTCATACCGAGAGGCGTTGTCGATGGAAGTTGAGGGCAATTACCGTCATGTGAAGCAGTCTGGAGGTAAAGGCCAATTTGCTCATACCGTTATCCGATTTGAACCAAACGAAGGAAAAGGATTTGAATTCGTTGATAAAATCAAGGGCGGAGCCATTCCGGCTGAGTTTATTTCGTCGGTTGAGAAAGGCCTGCGTAAAGCTATGGACAAAGGACCTCTGTCGGGATTCCCTGTGGTGGATGTCAAAGCTGTACTTGTTGATGGCGGCTTCCATCCGGTCGATTCAAGCGATATGGCTTTCCAGATTTGTGCTGCAATCTGTTTTAAACAAGGCTTTTTGAAAGCCAAGCCACAGTTGCTGGAACCGATCATGAAAATTGAAGTGAACACGCCCGACGATTATATCGGCAATGTGACCGGAGACTTGAACAAACGCCGTGGAAAAATCGAATCTATGCGCCGTTATCGCAAAGGTGCACAGAAGCTCAATGGTTTTGTTCCTCTTCAGGAAATGTTTGGATATTCAACAACGCTTCGTAACCTTTCGAGCGGCCGCGCCAATTATTCAATGGAGTTCTTCAATTATCAGGCTCTGCCTGCTGCCATTCAGGAAGCAGTGATCAAGAAGCTGAACGACAAGAAAAACGGGTAA